The proteins below are encoded in one region of Gopherus flavomarginatus isolate rGopFla2 chromosome 12, rGopFla2.mat.asm, whole genome shotgun sequence:
- the MYADML2 gene encoding myeloid-associated differentiation marker-like protein 2 isoform X1: MMESSGGPYLNTAAVASPVGVARLLQVAFGCTTFSLVAHQGGFSAAYGTFCMFVWCFCFAVTIFIITCEFTHLHSCLSISWGNFTAAFAMLATLMSITAAVIYSLYFAQFGCYSISCKVRDFRIAASVFAGLLFIAYAVEVFLTRAKPGQVTSYMATVSGLLKIVQAFVACIIFGALVNDNQYSNYVATQWCVAVYSFCFVVTVVVVAFNVTGRTAMLRCPFERFVVIYTFVAILMYVSAAVIWPVFCFDSKYGSPWRPYQCSQGKCPWDSQLVIAIFTYVNLVLYTVDLAYSQRIRFVSHL; the protein is encoded by the coding sequence ATGATGGAGAGCTCAGGAGGGCCATATCTGAACACAGCAGCAGTGGCATCCCCGGTGGGAGTAGCTCGTTTGCTGCAGGTGGCATTTGGATGTACTACGTTCAGCCTGGTGGCCCATCAGGGGGGATTCAGTGCAGCCTATGGCACCTTCTGCATGTTCGTATGGTGTTTCTGTTTTGCTGTCACCATCTTTATAATAACCTGTGAGTTCACTCATCTCCACAGCTGCCTGAGCATCTCCTGGGGAAATTTCACAGCTGCCTTTGCCATGCTGGCCACACTCATGTCCATCACGGCGGCTGTGATCTACTCGCTCTATTTTGCCCAGTTTGGCTGTTATTCCATCAGTTGCAAGGTGAGAGATTTCCGCATAGCAGCCAGTGTCTTTGCAGGGCTCCTGTTCATTGCTTATGCTGTGGAGGTGTTTCTAACCAGAGCCAAGCCAGGACAGGTGACCAGCTACATGGCCACAGTATCTGGTCTCTTGAAAATTGTCCAGGCCTTCGTGGCCTGCATCATATTTGGGGCACTGGTAAATGACAATCAGTACAGCAATTATGTGGCTACACAATGGTGTGTGGCTGTCTATAGCTTCTGCTTTGTGGTGACAGTGGTGGTAGTGGCCTTCAATGTCACAGGAAGGACAGCAATGCTGCGGTGCCCCTTTGAGCGTTTCGTGGTCATTTACACATTTGTGGCCATCCTCATGTATGTGAGTGCAGCAGTGATCTGGCCGGTGTTCTGCTTTGATAGTAAGTATGGGTCCCCATGGCGCCCCTACCAGTGCTCCCAGGGCAAATGCCCCTGGGACAGCCAGCTGGTGATTGCTATATTTACTTATGTGAACCTGGTGCTTTACACTGTGGACTTGGCATACTCCCAACGCATCCGCTTTGTCTCACACCTTTAA
- the MYADML2 gene encoding myeloid-associated differentiation marker-like protein 2 isoform X2, which produces MMESSGGPYLNTAAVASPVGVARLLQVAFGCTTFSLVAHQGGFSAAYGTFCMFVWCFCFAVTIFIITCEFTHLHSCLSISWGNFTAAFAMLATLMSITAAVIYSLYFAQFGCYSISCKVRDFRIAASVFAGLLFIAYAVEVFLTRAKPGQVTSYMATVSGLLKIVQAFVACIIFGALVNDNQYSNYVATQWCVAVYSFCFVVTVVVVAFNVTGRTAMLRCPFERFVVIYTFVAILMYVSAAVIWPVFCFDRKTNKTANWIVSQHLHQT; this is translated from the exons ATGATGGAGAGCTCAGGAGGGCCATATCTGAACACAGCAGCAGTGGCATCCCCGGTGGGAGTAGCTCGTTTGCTGCAGGTGGCATTTGGATGTACTACGTTCAGCCTGGTGGCCCATCAGGGGGGATTCAGTGCAGCCTATGGCACCTTCTGCATGTTCGTATGGTGTTTCTGTTTTGCTGTCACCATCTTTATAATAACCTGTGAGTTCACTCATCTCCACAGCTGCCTGAGCATCTCCTGGGGAAATTTCACAGCTGCCTTTGCCATGCTGGCCACACTCATGTCCATCACGGCGGCTGTGATCTACTCGCTCTATTTTGCCCAGTTTGGCTGTTATTCCATCAGTTGCAAGGTGAGAGATTTCCGCATAGCAGCCAGTGTCTTTGCAGGGCTCCTGTTCATTGCTTATGCTGTGGAGGTGTTTCTAACCAGAGCCAAGCCAGGACAGGTGACCAGCTACATGGCCACAGTATCTGGTCTCTTGAAAATTGTCCAGGCCTTCGTGGCCTGCATCATATTTGGGGCACTGGTAAATGACAATCAGTACAGCAATTATGTGGCTACACAATGGTGTGTGGCTGTCTATAGCTTCTGCTTTGTGGTGACAGTGGTGGTAGTGGCCTTCAATGTCACAGGAAGGACAGCAATGCTGCGGTGCCCCTTTGAGCGTTTCGTGGTCATTTACACATTTGTGGCCATCCTCATGTATGTGAGTGCAGCAGTGATCTGGCCGGTGTTCTGCTTTGATA GGAAAACGAATAAGACAGCAAACTGGATAGTATCCCAGCATCTCCACCAAACATGA